The Flavivirga eckloniae genomic interval TATCTAAAGTGGAATTTACTGAAAATAATAAAGTAACTTTTTTCTTTTTAGATTTTCCGACTATAGATACTCCTGAACCAAGAACAGCTGAATGGAACAAAAATGAAGATTTTTTGACAATTTATTGGTCAGCGATTGACTCTAATTTTGACGATACTGTTTATGAAATCATAAAATTAACGGAATCAACCTTAAAGTGGAAAGTTGTAAATTCTGATAGTTTAGAGGAGAATCAAACTTTGATAAAATAAACCATTTACAAACCATCATTGAATATGAAAAACCATAATAATTGTAGCTAACAATAGCGTCCAACTGTTCCGGGTGCAATGTATATGATCAATTTTGCGTAGAATTAGGGAAGTAATTAGCCAGTAAAATCTTAAAGGAATTTAATAGTACAGACAACAACGCACATGATTCTTCGACCGATAATTTGTTGAATTATTATAAGAGTATGATGTAAAAACATGTAAAGTTTTTAACAAAATAAAGAAAAAGGCGCTTATATTTTAATATTTGCGCCTTTTGTTTTGTCGTATATGTTAATAAAATTAATATTTCCGATCATCGTTTTGTCACATAATACGTACTTTTGTATTGACTAACTTCAAATAATTAATTTTTTAAACCATGAAAAAAACGATTCATTTTTTATTCATGACTGTGGCTTTATTATCTACTACAGTTATTGTGGCTCAAAGTACCGTTAAAGGTACAGTAATGGATGCCGAACTTAATTCCCCACTCCCAGGTGCGAATATTATTGAAAAAGGAACAGGCAATGGTGTTTCTTCAGATTTTGATGGTATTTTCAATTTGCAAACAGAGGCTTCAACAGGAGAAATAGTAATTTCTTATGTAGGTTATGCTTCCGTTACGATACCGTTTAATGGTAATACAAATTTAGGAGAGATTAAATTAACACCAGATAATTCTCTTGACCAAATTGTTATTACAGGTACTGGAGTTATCGATTTGGCTGAAGATAGAAATACGCCCATAGCTGTATCAACAATAAAAGCAGCAGAAATTCAAGAAAAAGCTGGTAACTGGGATTTACCAGAAGTACTAAAATCGACTCCGTCTGTTCAAAATATTAAAGCAGGAGGTTTTGGTGATGGTCAACTTTTTTTAAGAGGGTTTGATCAATCAAATACAGCATTTATGTTAAACGGTCAGCCAATTAACAGTCCAGAAGACGGAAGGATGTTTTGGTCTAACTGGTCGGGTGTTTTAGATGTTGCTAGTGCCGTACAGGTACAACGTGGTTTAGGTTCTTCAAAATTAGCTATTTCATCTGTTGGTGGAACAGTAAATATTGTAACCAAAACGATAGATAAAAGAGAAGGCGGTTTTATACAACAAATGGTAGCAAATGATAATTATACTAAAACGACTGCTTATTATTCTACAGGTGTAAATGAAAAAGGATGGTCTTTTTCAGGATTATTTGGACACTGGCAAGGAGATGGATACGTAGATTATACTAATGGTCAAGGGCAAACCTATTTCCTTTCGGTTGGATATCAACCAAATGAAAAACATTCATTAAACTTCTTAATAACAGGAGCACCTCAATGGCATGCTGTTGCAGGTAGGGATGATATAGGTACTTTTTTAGATAATGGCAGAAGGTATAACGATGGTGTGTTAATGGGTGTAGAAAGCCCTAATAACTTAGAAGGAGGAATATATCCTTTTGGTAGAAATATATATCATAAACCAGTAGCTAATTTAAGTTGGGATTGGAACATTAATGATAAATCGTCGGTATCATCAATTCTTTATGGTTCTTTAGGACGTGGTGCTTTCGGGTCATTAAGAACCAGTTCAGGAGAAGCAACGTTTGTAAGAGGTTCGTATAATAATCATAACTGGTTTGGTTTAGTTTCTAACTATAATAATGAGTTAAGTGAAAATTTAAGTTTAAACGCCGGTGTAGATATTAGAACTTATACAGGAAAACACTTTAGGGGCGTGAATGAATTTATAGGAGTTAGATCTGTAGATGTTACCAGTGCACAAAATGGGTCTTATACAATAACAGACGATTATGGAGGTATAAACCCATGGGGTATGGTGTTTAATCCTAATGATTCTAATACGCAACGTTTAGACAGAGATTATCAAGAGGTGATTACCTATTATGGTGTATTTGGGCAATTAGAATATACTAAAGATGCATTTTCCGCATTTTTTCAAGGATCTGCCTCAACTCAAGATCATTTAAGAACGGAATTCTTTACAACCGCAACAGAAGAAGATTCAGAGAAAGTATCAAATTTTGGGTTTAATGTTAAAGCTGGTGCAGCTTATGCTATTAATGATAATAATAAAGTATTTGCTAATGTTGGTTATTACTCACGTCAACCATTCCACAGTGATTTGTTCGAAAATGATAGAGGCTCTAATGAGTTAATTAATCCCGCAGTAGAAAACCAAGATATTACAGGATTGGAAGTAGGTTATCAATTTAAAAGCGAGAGAGTTTCAGCTAACCTTAATGCTTATCATACCACTTGGGCAAATAGAACAGATATTGATATTGAGGGGCGTCAAGGAGAAGCAGATTTCAGAATAACCCAAACACAAGGTGTTACGCAAGTACATATGGGTGTTGAGTTAGAGGTGTTTACCCGACCATTGGATAACTTAAGAGTGAACGGGTTTTTGTCTTTAGGAGATTGGAAGTTTGATGGCAACGGATCTAGAAAAGTTTTTGGAGACAATGGTAACCAAATAGGTACTCAAGAAGAAGTAGACTTAGATGGTTTACAAGTAGGAGGCGCTGCGCAAGTTACAGGAGGTATTTTTGCAGACTATGAAATCTTACCAAGATTAGGTATTGATGGCACATGGAATTGGTATAACGATTTACACTCACAAGGGGCCGCTTCTAAAGACATGCCACCTATTTCATTACCAGGGTATGATACGGTTGATGCAGGTTTATCATACAAATGGGTTGTTGGAAAACAAGATACTAACTCTATTCAGTTTAGAGTTAATATTAATAATATTTTTGATGAGGTTTATTTAGAATCTCTTAACCAAAATCAAATAGCTTCTACAGACCCTACCGAAAACTGGAAAGGGATCAATAGATCAAATCAGGGACGTTTTGGATATGGTAGAACATGGACCTTTAGTATGCGTTTTAATTTTTAAAACCATTTAAGAAATAAAATAACCTTTAAACTATTTTAGTTTTAAGATTAGTGTTAATAAATATCCCATCTAGCTATGGCTAGATGGGATATTTTCATTTAATGCATTCTAATCAGGTAGTTGTGCGCAATGAGAAATATATGTGTATTAATAAACCGTAAAACATTATGACTTCCCGTTCAATTAATTTGTTAGACATATATATCGTAAATTATGCATCATTTGTGCTTATATTACATCATTTTTACCATAATAAATCATATACCTTTTTTTTGCCTATAACTATCTTTAACAGATTAAATTAAAATAAAAAGTTATATGAAAATTTCGAGTATTATTAAGTTTGGAGTCGTGTATTTTTTAATTGGAGCTTTTGCTTGCTCTAATTCAAATTTTACAGATGAAATTGTTAAAATTGAAAGAGAGACTGAAGAACCGACGAATCCAAATAACGGGGAATGGAACTTGATTTTTGAAGAAGAGTTTGATTCAAATTTATCAAAATGGAATGTTTGGGAAGGAGGTGCTTTTAACAATGAAATTCAAATTTATAAAGCAGCACAAAGCAAAATAGAAAGCGGGATCTTAACCATTGAAGCAAAACGAGAAGCCACGAATGGTGCAACAAGTCCATCAGATAACACACCAAAAGATTTTGAATACATTTCCGGTAGATTGGAAACCAAAGATCAATTTGGACCATCGGATGAAGAAGGTGAAAAGGAATATCGCTTAATAGCAAGAATCAAGTTGCCAAAAGGCAATGGAATGTGGCCTGCATTCTGGTCTTATGCCAATCCATGGCCAACACAAGGAGAGATAGACATTTTAGAAGCCCGAGGGAACCAAGAAACAAAATTTCAGTCTAATATTTTTTATGGTACAGAAGTTAATAAGCCTTTAACCAAAAACGAGGACACAGAAAAAGTACATGAAATGGGAGTGGATATTACAGAAAACTTTCATGAGTATGAGCTAATCTGGAAAGCAGAAAGTTTAGAAATATTATTTGATGGGCAAAGCTTGCATACATATGCAGCCGATTCAAAAAACTATGTGGCAGAATTATTTGGTAAAAAACAGCAAATTGTATTAAATTTAGCTGTGGGGGGAGATTTTTTTCAAGGTGTCGATTCTGCTGATTTTGCAGATAATTCCACAATGCAAGTAGATTGGGTAAGAGTATATAAGAGGTAATGCATTAGTTTTACATTTTTAGTTTATAAGGCAACATTTTTCAGTTAAAATTTATTCTATGCTTTTATGTTTAAGGTTTAGACTTTTAATATGCATTTTCCTTTGCATACATACTATTCATGGGCAAGAAATAGATTTTAACAACCTCACTTTTGTTAACCTAAGAGAAGGCATTCCGCAAATGCCCATTTCAACTATAATAGAAGATAACTCTGGGTTTATTTGGATAGGAACCAGAGGCGCTGGTCTTTATAGGTTTGATGGCGAGAACTACTATGCTTATTCGTATGATGTATCAAATAAATCATCGATAGATAGTAATCTTATTTATTGTGCTTTTTTAGATTCTGATAATAACTTATGGGTTGGTACAAATGTAGGGCTTAATAGATATAATCGCGATTTAGATAGTTTTGAGCGGGTAGACTTTAAGTCGAATATATCTTCCTTAAACGTAAGTGTAAAATCCCTAATTGAAGATTCAGAAAAAAATCTAATAATAGCTACCTACGGTAAGGGTATGCTAAAAATGTCTATTCAAACAAACGACATATCAAAAATTATATTAGAAGCCGATACTAAAAATAGTCTCTTTATAAATAGTCTTAGTAAAAGCAATAAAGGGGTTATTTATGTAGGAACCAATATGGGGTTACGAATTTTGGACGATGATACTTTAAAGAAAGTAATTATAGATAATAAGGATTATTCGAAAGTATTCGACACCTATGTAGAAACACTTTCCTTTGATGACAATGATAATTTATGGGTTGGAACCCATGTAAAAGGTATTTATAAAATTTCTTCTATAAGCGATAAGCCCCAAGTAGACATAATGCCGGTTTCAGACAAAAGGATTTTATCCCTAAAAACGTTTAAAGATAGAGTTTTAGTAGGAACCGAGAATGATGGCTTACTTGTTATAGACGCCCAGGGGCGTATTTTAAAAACATATTTAAATAGTTTATATGATAGTAAAAGCCTTAGCTCTAATTCTGTATGGACATTATTTATAGATAAGCAATATAGGTTATGGGTTGGCTATTACAATAGAGGCGTAAGTGTTCATGATAACCTGTATAGTAAATTCGGTTATATTGAAAACCTTCCAAATAATAAAAACTCACTACAAGGACAATCTGTAAGCGGTATAAAACAAGACCGTAAAGGCAGATACTGGATAGCTGTTAATAGCGGACTGGATATTCTTGATCCTAAAACCAATACATTCGACCATGTTAACGAAGATGCAGCGTCAACCTATAAAGGTTTAAAAACTAAAGCAGTAGAAACCGTTTTTATAGATAGCAAAGAAAATGTTTGGGTTGGTACTTGGGATAAAGCCATCTACTATTTAAAAAAAGGGAGTAAAAGCTTTGTAAACTATAATAAAGAAACGACCAATGGCGCTATTACCTCAGATGGTATAATGAGCTTTGCAGAAGACTCTAAAGGTAAAATATGGATAGCCTCTTTTTTAAAAGGGCTGCATTATTATGACCCGGTTAAAAAAGCTTTTTTTCATTGCAGTTCAAAACCCTTTGTAGACAACGATTTAATAAACTCTGATGTTAAAGTGGTTATGGTCGATAATAGCGATACCATTTGGATGGGAACCACAAGCGGTTTGTTTCAAGTGAAGCTGTTAGAAAATGGAACGTTCGAGGTAATATCAATGCGTAATACCATATCTAAAATCACTAAAAACCACCCAAGTATTCATGATATTTTATCCCTATATCAATCTAGTGATAATCGAATATGGGTGGGTACTAAGGGAGGTGGTCTTTTTGCCTATAACAAAGAAACCAAAGCATTCAAATCGTATAATGATTTAGAAGGTTTCAATGAAACGTCTGTAAACACCATTATTGAAGGCGATGATGGTTCGCTCTGGATAAGTGGAATATCAGGAATCACGAATATAAATTTCGAAAAACAAAAGGCAAGAAATTATACCGTTGATGATGGTTTGTTAGATAACTATTTTAATAATGGAGCCGTTCTTAAAAACGAAAACGGGGAACTTTATTTTGGAGGATATTTAGGTATTAATTATTTCAACCCTAAAAACATAAAAACCAATAATAGCCCCCCAAAACTGTACCTTTCCTCTTTAAAGTTGTTTAATAAAGAAGTAGGCATAAACGATAAAGAGTCTCCGCTAAAAAAAGTAATTTCCCAAACAGATAAAATCACTTTAAACCATAATCAATCGGTTTTCACATTGTCTTATGGAAGTATTAATTACACACATCCAGAAAAAAACCAATATGCTTACAAACTGGAAGGTTTCGACCAAAATTGGAACTATGTTGGCAATACCAAAAATGCAACATACACCAACTTACCACATGGAGATTATATTTTTAAACTAAAATCGGCAAATAATGATGGTGTTTGGAACATAAAACCTTTAGAGCTTAACATTAGTGTACTGCCGCCCTGGTGGAAAACAAGAACATGGTATGTATTAATGACATTATTTGCGTTGATTTCATTATTAGCCGTTAGTCAATTTTTAAGATTGCGGTTTAAACAAAGACAACTTATACAATTTGAGCGCGAGAAGAGGCTACAAGAGGAACTCTTAAATAAAAAGAAACTTCAATTTTTTACCAATATATCGCACGAATTCCGAACTCCTTTAACGCTAATCATTAATCCATTAGAAGACATAATTAAAAATAGCACATTACAACTTCCAGAAATAGTAAAACATAAACATAAGGTTATCAGGAAAAATGCAGATCGCCTTTCAAGATTGATAAACGAGTTAATGGATTTTAGAAAACTTCAACTTAATAAAATCTTAGTTCAAGCCCAAGAGATAGATATAATCAATAAAGTTAAAAATGTTCTGGCATACTTTGAAGAAGAAGCCAGACACAGACAGATCGATATAACTTTCGAGACCTCAATAGGCAGTCTTAAAACATGGATAGACCCCGGTATGCTAGAAAAAATCCTTTTCAACATATTATCCAATGCCTTTAAAATGACACCCGATAAAGGAGAAATTACCATTCTAATTAGAATACGCGAAATAGCCGA includes:
- a CDS encoding lipocalin family protein, translated to MSKFKTYSVIIIVSFFIMSCSSDDVDAVEVSIVGTWKVQSTFLDGRSVISQVSKVEFTENNKVTFFFLDFPTIDTPEPRTAEWNKNEDFLTIYWSAIDSNFDDTVYEIIKLTESTLKWKVVNSDSLEENQTLIK
- a CDS encoding TonB-dependent receptor; the encoded protein is MKKTIHFLFMTVALLSTTVIVAQSTVKGTVMDAELNSPLPGANIIEKGTGNGVSSDFDGIFNLQTEASTGEIVISYVGYASVTIPFNGNTNLGEIKLTPDNSLDQIVITGTGVIDLAEDRNTPIAVSTIKAAEIQEKAGNWDLPEVLKSTPSVQNIKAGGFGDGQLFLRGFDQSNTAFMLNGQPINSPEDGRMFWSNWSGVLDVASAVQVQRGLGSSKLAISSVGGTVNIVTKTIDKREGGFIQQMVANDNYTKTTAYYSTGVNEKGWSFSGLFGHWQGDGYVDYTNGQGQTYFLSVGYQPNEKHSLNFLITGAPQWHAVAGRDDIGTFLDNGRRYNDGVLMGVESPNNLEGGIYPFGRNIYHKPVANLSWDWNINDKSSVSSILYGSLGRGAFGSLRTSSGEATFVRGSYNNHNWFGLVSNYNNELSENLSLNAGVDIRTYTGKHFRGVNEFIGVRSVDVTSAQNGSYTITDDYGGINPWGMVFNPNDSNTQRLDRDYQEVITYYGVFGQLEYTKDAFSAFFQGSASTQDHLRTEFFTTATEEDSEKVSNFGFNVKAGAAYAINDNNKVFANVGYYSRQPFHSDLFENDRGSNELINPAVENQDITGLEVGYQFKSERVSANLNAYHTTWANRTDIDIEGRQGEADFRITQTQGVTQVHMGVELEVFTRPLDNLRVNGFLSLGDWKFDGNGSRKVFGDNGNQIGTQEEVDLDGLQVGGAAQVTGGIFADYEILPRLGIDGTWNWYNDLHSQGAASKDMPPISLPGYDTVDAGLSYKWVVGKQDTNSIQFRVNINNIFDEVYLESLNQNQIASTDPTENWKGINRSNQGRFGYGRTWTFSMRFNF
- a CDS encoding glycoside hydrolase family 16 protein, which produces MKISSIIKFGVVYFLIGAFACSNSNFTDEIVKIERETEEPTNPNNGEWNLIFEEEFDSNLSKWNVWEGGAFNNEIQIYKAAQSKIESGILTIEAKREATNGATSPSDNTPKDFEYISGRLETKDQFGPSDEEGEKEYRLIARIKLPKGNGMWPAFWSYANPWPTQGEIDILEARGNQETKFQSNIFYGTEVNKPLTKNEDTEKVHEMGVDITENFHEYELIWKAESLEILFDGQSLHTYAADSKNYVAELFGKKQQIVLNLAVGGDFFQGVDSADFADNSTMQVDWVRVYKR
- a CDS encoding hybrid sensor histidine kinase/response regulator transcription factor, which produces MLLCLRFRLLICIFLCIHTIHGQEIDFNNLTFVNLREGIPQMPISTIIEDNSGFIWIGTRGAGLYRFDGENYYAYSYDVSNKSSIDSNLIYCAFLDSDNNLWVGTNVGLNRYNRDLDSFERVDFKSNISSLNVSVKSLIEDSEKNLIIATYGKGMLKMSIQTNDISKIILEADTKNSLFINSLSKSNKGVIYVGTNMGLRILDDDTLKKVIIDNKDYSKVFDTYVETLSFDDNDNLWVGTHVKGIYKISSISDKPQVDIMPVSDKRILSLKTFKDRVLVGTENDGLLVIDAQGRILKTYLNSLYDSKSLSSNSVWTLFIDKQYRLWVGYYNRGVSVHDNLYSKFGYIENLPNNKNSLQGQSVSGIKQDRKGRYWIAVNSGLDILDPKTNTFDHVNEDAASTYKGLKTKAVETVFIDSKENVWVGTWDKAIYYLKKGSKSFVNYNKETTNGAITSDGIMSFAEDSKGKIWIASFLKGLHYYDPVKKAFFHCSSKPFVDNDLINSDVKVVMVDNSDTIWMGTTSGLFQVKLLENGTFEVISMRNTISKITKNHPSIHDILSLYQSSDNRIWVGTKGGGLFAYNKETKAFKSYNDLEGFNETSVNTIIEGDDGSLWISGISGITNINFEKQKARNYTVDDGLLDNYFNNGAVLKNENGELYFGGYLGINYFNPKNIKTNNSPPKLYLSSLKLFNKEVGINDKESPLKKVISQTDKITLNHNQSVFTLSYGSINYTHPEKNQYAYKLEGFDQNWNYVGNTKNATYTNLPHGDYIFKLKSANNDGVWNIKPLELNISVLPPWWKTRTWYVLMTLFALISLLAVSQFLRLRFKQRQLIQFEREKRLQEELLNKKKLQFFTNISHEFRTPLTLIINPLEDIIKNSTLQLPEIVKHKHKVIRKNADRLSRLINELMDFRKLQLNKILVQAQEIDIINKVKNVLAYFEEEARHRQIDITFETSIGSLKTWIDPGMLEKILFNILSNAFKMTPDKGEITILIRIREIAEAKGIELSNAFDISIKDTGPGLDQKEYKNIFKRFYQVGKKNKDYYGSTGIGLEMVKSFTELNKGKIDVTSELGKGTTFTVTFPIGKSQYTEEEILPTTSQNGTIEDNFVNSNGEQTENTIANREEYALVKKEHSLLIVEDNIELRDYLKNELKSKYNILTAENGEKGFEIAEKETPNLILTDVVMPILDGYELCKKIKTNVKTSHIPLLMLTSKAMTEEKIIGIDSGADAYLSKPFDMGVLKSTLTQLLTSRQLLFDKYTAGFVMSAANTATTPLDKTFIEKVLDYIGDNISNTNLGVEILASEFHLSRSQFYRKIKALTGISANELIRKVRLEKAKQLLETGSYNVNEVTYKIGFSSASYFTKCFKVEYGHLPTETKK